The DNA window GCCCGAGTGCATGACGCGAAGACGTGCTGGAACGTCGAGCTTGGGCAGCGGAAGCCGGCGCAGTTTGCCGATGTGCTCGACGCGACACTGCCGACCCTTGCTCACGTGCGCCTGCTGGGCGCCGGGCCGGAAACGCAGTCGGCGGCGCCGGGGACGGCGGGGACGGGTGCGGTTCTCAAGGAGCTGGCCCTGAACGGATATGCCCACACTGTTGCCCTTACCCCGTCCGCCAATGGCTCCACGTCCGAGTGGCGCGAGTGGCTGTTCGAAGGGCGGGGATGGGGCTGCGGAACGGCCGCTCAGAAGAAGGCTGCCCGAGCCGAGTCTGCCTCATGAGCGCGGCGTACCGAATGACCCTCATCCTGCGACGGACGCGCTCGCATCCATCATAGAATTCACCTTCTTACTCCACCATGACAGATCTCCAAGACACATCCGCCCAACGACAGCTCGACGTTCGACCCATCGAGCCCAAACACCGCTTCGAGCAGATTATGGACGCCTACCACGGCCTCTCGCCCGGGGACACGCTCGAGCTCGTCGTGGACCACGATCCCAAGTGCATGTACTACACTCTTGAAGCTGAGCATGGCGCGGAGACCTTCTCCTTTGAGTATCTGGAGGAGGGGCCGAAGGTGTGGCGGGTGCACGTTGCGAAAGAGGAGGCCCTGGAGCCGGCCGCAGCGTCCGACAAGGAGTGACACCCCCTTTTGCGTTCTGAACCACTTCTCCCAGGCCCATGCCCAAACCGATCCGCAAGCAAATTGCCGACATCCTCCGTCACGTCGACGATCCGGAGCTGGGCATCAACATCGTCGACCTCGGCCTAATCTACGGCCTTCAGTTTGACGAGGGCGACCTCACGATCCAGCTCACGATGACGACCCCGGCGTGTCCCTTGAGCGACTACATCAAGCGAAATATCCACAAGGTGACGGGGCAGGTGAAGGGGCTACAGCGAGTGCAGATTGAGATCGTGTGGGATCCGCCCTGGTCGCCGCAGATGATGGAGCCGGAGGTGCGGAGCCGCGGCTTTCGTCAGCCCCCGCAGTACGCGTCCCAATACACCTGATCCAACCGCATGACAAATTCGACGATGGACCGCCCCGACGTTTTAGAGCCTGTTACCGAGGAGGACCTCGTCGACCTGGACGTGCGGCCGATTTTGCGGAATGGGGACGAGCCGTTTGGCAAGATTATGAGTGTGCTTCAGGGGATGCGGGAGGGGCAGGTGCTTCGGCTCCACGCCCCGTTTAAGCCGGCCCCCCTCTTCGGCGTGCTCGGCGCGAAGGGATGGAGTCATTGGATCGAATACGGAGAAGAGGGCAACTGGGTCATCTGGTTCTACCGAGACGGAGGCGTTCAGTAGCGCCGGGTCCACTCTCGTATCATGTCGAATCCTCTTGTTTCACGCTCATGCCGTACGTCGTTACTGAACCCTGCATCAACTGCAAGTACACCGACTGCGTGGAGGTGTGTCCGGTCGACTGCTTCTACGAGGGGCCGAACTTCCTAGCCATCCAGCCCGACGAGTGCATCGACTGCAACGCCTGCGTGCCGGTTTGTCCCGTTGAGGCCATCTATCCCGGGGACGAGGTGCCAGAGGAGTGGGCCCACTATGAGCAGTGGAATGAGTATCTGGCCAATCAGTGGCGGGATCTAGGCTATAACATCACCGAAAACGATGGCCCTCTCGATGAGGCCGAAGAGTGGGAGGAGAAAGAAAAATCCGAGCAGGACATTCTCACCTGGGACGTGTAGTCCCATCGTAAACCAATCGCTTGCCAAAAAAACAGACCCGTTGAGACATGATTGAGCGACAAGGAAAAGCCGTTTGGACCGGTGGTCTCGAAGATGGAGGCGGCACGATCGAGTCCGACCAGCTCAGTACCCCCTACTCTTTTGCGAGCCGATTTGAGAATGGGGAAGGCGTGAGCCCCGAGGAGCTGATCGGCGATGCTCACGCCGGGTGCTACTCGATGGCTCTGGCCCACGAGCTTGAAGAGGCTGGTTACACCCCGGTGTCGGTGCGCAGTACGGCTGAGGTACACTTCGACCCAGACGCACTTTCGATAACAAAGATTGAGTTGCGGACGGAGGCGACCGTCGAGGGCATTGACGAGCAGACCTTTCAGGAGATCGCCGAGGCCGCAACGGACGGCTGTCCGGTGTCGAAGGCACTTGCCGGCACAGACGTGAGGCTGGTGTCCGCTCGCCTTCAGACGTGAACGTTGGACTCAGCGTCGTCTCGGATGGATATGCGAACGTGCGTATGTTACCGATGCTGGTTGCGCTTGGACTCTGGACGCCCCCTGTTCATTTTGCCGTCACGGCCCTCCACGTCTTTTGTGGCGTATTTTGGCTCGGGTGGATGGTGTTCATGTTTGGGATCCTGCGTCCCGTCGTCATGCGCCTGATCCCAGACCGGGCCACGGAGTTGCAGGGGCAGATCCAGCAAAGAATCCGTCGGATCGTCTTCTGGCTGATTCCGACGATCCTGCTGACAGGCCTCTACAATATGGCCTACCTGGGCCTACTCGACGTCAGCACGCTTCTCCATACGAGCCGCGGCCACCGCATGCTCGCAAAACTGGGGGCGGCCGGGGTGCTCTTCGGCGTGTACTACGCCGCGCCCTTCCTCCTTCACGCCTCGCACGCCCGTCACGGTGATCCCGATTCGCCGCACGACCCTGTGGACTGTCACGGTAATCCCGAACCGCTCATCAAGAAGGTGTCGGTCGTTCTGCACATTCTTGCGTTTGCGTCGGGCGTAACGGCCGCGTACCTGGGCGTGTCCCTCGGAGCGTGAAGGCTCCGCCTTACAATGGCTCTTTTCGATCCAGCACCCGACCGAAATGAAACGCGAGATTACCGGCTACCATCAAGACGAGGAGGGCGACTGGGTAGCGCACCTGGCCTGTGGGCATCAGCGGCACGTGCGCCATGATCCGCCCTGGATGAACCGCCCCTGGGTCACGACGCCAGAGGGCCGCGAGCGCTTTCTCGGTCGTCAGATCCATTGCGGGACCTGCGAGACAAAGGGCCCGCCGGAACGCCCAGTGCACGACGATCCCGTGTGCGAGAAACTGGTCACCAGACGGGACCCGTGACCTTTCGTGCGCAAAGACATCGTCAGAATTTCTTGTTCACAATACGTGAGGCTGAACATGAGTACCTCCGCCCAGCAACACAAGATATGGAGTGGCGTCCGGTTCGGCTTCATGGCGATGGGCATGCTTGCCCTTCTCGGGGGGCTGTGGGCGGGGCTGCTCCGTCTCGGCTGGGCGGGGCCGCTCCTGCAGGCGGAGCTTCCGGCTGCCCATGGTCCGCTGATGGTGTGTGGCTTTCTTGGAACGGTCATTAGTCTAGAGCGGGCCGTGGCTCTTGACCGGGCGTGGACGTTTCTTGCGCCTGCATGTACTGGAATCGGGGGACTGTTGACGCTTGCGGGAGTGGGCGGGGCACTTGGTCCTCTGCTGATTACGGCCGGGAGCCTGGGGCTCGTAGCGATCTTTGGCGTTGTGCTGTCGATTCAGGTCGTACCCTTCGCTATTGTCATGACGGGTGGGGCTGTGGCCTGGGTGACAGGAAATGTCCTGTGGCTCAGTGGATGGCCGATCCATGCGCTGGTGCCGTGGTGGATTGGCTTTCTGGTGCTCACGATCGCTGGGGAGCGCCTGGAGTTGAGCCGGATGCTCTTCCACGCCGCCTGGACGAAGCGGCTTTTTCTGGGCATTGTCGGATTGCTGGGGGCAGGACTGCTGCTTTCCGTCGAAGGGCCGGACCTCGGATTCCGCGTAATGGGGGCGGGCCTCGCTGCCGTAGCGCTCTGGCTTTCGGTGTACGACATGGCCCGTCGGACCGTGCAGGCCGAGGGACTCACACGCTTTATTGCCGTGTGTCTGCTCGCTGGATACGTGTGGCTCTTCCTAGGGGGTGGGCTCGCGCTCTATTTCGGGAATACGGGCGCAGGCTTTCTTTATGACGCCACCCTCCATGCGATTTTCGTGGGCTTCGTGTTCAGCATGATCTTCGGCCACGCCCCGGTCATTTTTCCGTCGGTTTTGGGCATCTCCATTCCATACCGTCCGGTGTTCTATGTTCACGTGAGCCTGCTTCACGTATCGCTCGCGCTCCGTGGGATTGGGGATTTGCTCTTGATTGAGTCGCTTCGCCGATGGGGAGCGTGGGGCAATGCAATCGCGATTGGTCTCTTCCTCGTCGCGACGGTCGTTAGCGTGCTTCGGAACGGGAGTGAAGCAGCGAATAAGCCCCCCTCTATGGCTTCGAGCCTGGATTTGGGGACCTCCACCGACGCCCACTTGGATTCGGATGTATCTGAGGAGGTCCCTCAACTTGATTTCCCGTCTACCGAGTAGTTTCGATTCTCCAGAATGGGGCCTCCGGTGGGAGGGAATGTAGGGATGATCAAGAATAGGCAAATCTATTTATTCATTTAATTAGCCAGGAAACTAATTTAACAGACAGGCCATAATATTCTCCCTATGACGATGGCATTCCGTCCTCATTGCTATCAGTGGAGGAAGCCCTCATGACCCGTGTTCAGCAACTTGCGCAATTCGTTGCCGGAGCCTCATTCGAGGATCTCTCCGGCGAGGCCGAACGGCAACTCAAGGTTCGCATCCTCGACTCCCTAGGGTGTGCCATCGGCGCCCTGAACGGAGAGCCTCTCCATGCCCTTCGAGCACATCTTGATGACTTCGGCGGGGCCGGCCAGGCCACCCTTATCGGCGGCGGGCGCACCGCTCCGGATCGCGCGGCCCTCTATAACAGCGCGCTCGTCCGTTATCTCGACTACAACGACAGTTATCTTGCCGAGGGGGAAACGGGTCACCCGTCGGACAACCTGGGCTCGGTGATGGCAGCGACCGAGTACGCGGGAGGGGCGGGGAAAGACCTTCTCACGGCCCTTGCGGTCGCTTATCAGGTACAGTGCCGTCTCAGCGACGAGGCGCCGGTGCGGGACAAGGGCTTCGACCACACGGTACAGGGGCAGTACGCCGCGGCCGCCGGAGCGGCCAAGGCCCTCGGGCTGGATCCGGATGCTACGGCCAACGCCATCGCGATTAGCGGCACGGCCCACAATGCCCTCCGCGTCACCCGCACCGGTGAGATTTCGCACTGGAAGGGACTGGCGTATCCGGAGACCGGGTTTACAGCGACGCACTCGGCCTTCCTTGCAGGGCGCGGCATTACCGGTCCACCGGAGGTCTTTGAGGGCAATAAGGGTTTCATGCACTCGATCGCGGGGGACTTTGCGCTCGACTGGAGCAGTGAAGACCTAGAGCGGGTCACCGATACAATCATCAAGAAATACAACGCCGAGATCCACTCGCAGGCCACGCTCGAAGGGGCGCTGGAGTTGAAACGGGAGCACGACATCGATCCGGCGGCCATCGAGAACATTGAGATCGACACGTTCGACGTCGCCTTCCACATCATTGGCGGCGGGGAGGAGGGGGACAAGACCGTTGTGCGTCGGAAGGAAGAAGCCGACCACAGTCTGCACTACATGACGGCAGTAGCGCTGCTGGACGATCAGGTGATGCCCTCTCAGTACGAGCAAGCCCGCATTCAGGCCGACGACGTGCAGTCGCTCCTGCAGAAGGTCACAGTAAGGGACAATCCGGACTACAGCGCACGCTTCCCCGGTCACATGGTGTGCGACGTTCGCATCCACACAAAAGGGGAGACCTACGAGATCCACAAAGAGGACTACGAGGGCTTCCACACTCGCCCGATGAGCTGGGACACCGTCTCGGAGAAATTCCTGCGGCTGGCCGAGCCGTACACCGACGCTGCGCTCCGAGACGACCTCATCGACGCCGTTCAGGACTTGGAGAAGATTCCGGCTTCTGACCTCTTCGACCTTCTGGCGAAGGTCGAGACGCCCGATGCATAGTCTCCGAAAAAACAACGATCGTAAAGACGCGGCGGCGACGCGTCTCAACCCAAATCAAACCCCAACGTGATTATGGCTAGCGAAACCGTCACTGGCGATCCTCGACGCGCCTTTCAATTTCTTGCCCTCAATGATCGCGGTGAGAAGCCCCGTACCACGGGCGTCACCGAGATTCGCGGTCCCTACTACAGCGTGATGGGCCCGAACTACCTGGACGACGTGTTGTCCACGATGGGGCACTACGTCGACAGCCTTAAGTTTGCGGGCGGGTCTTTCAGCCTCATGCCCGAGGAAGAGGTTCGAGCACTGCTCGACCTCGCCCATGACCACGACGTGCTGGTGTCTACCGGCGGCTTCATGGAGTACGTGCTCACGCAAGGCGAAGACGCGGTGGACCAGTACATCGACGAGTGCGCTCGTCTTGGGTTCGACATCATCGAGATCTCGGCCGGCTTCATCACGCTGCCGACCGACGACTGGCTGCGCCTTCTCGAGGTGGTACAAGAGGCCGGGCTCAAGGCCAAGCCGGAGGTGGGCATTCAGCATGGGGCGGGTGGCGGAGCCACGACGACCGAAGAGCTGGAGCAGATCGGCCAGCAGGATCCGTCGCAGGCCATCGCGCAGGCCAAGAAATTTCTCGACGCTGGGGCCTACCAGATCATGATGGAGAGCGAGGGCATCACCGAGAACGTGCCGGAGATGCGGACGGAGGTGCCCGCCCGTTTCATCGACGAGCTGGGGCTAGAGAACATCATGTTCGAGGCAGCCGATCCGCACGTCTTCCCCTGGTACGTGCAAAACTATGGCCCGGAGGTCAATCTCTTCGTCGATCACAGCCAGATTGTGCAGCTCGAATGCTTGCGCAGTGGCATCTGGGGCCCGCACGACCTCTTCGGGCGCGTTCAAACATACAACCGATAAAACCAATGGGACAGGTGATTGAGCAAGAGGTGGCCTTACGACTTTTGCAGGCATTATGCTTTGTCTGGATGGGACTGGTCGCGGGCATTTCATTTCTGGAGGCTCCGGTCAAGTTTACCGCACCCAGCGTCACCCGCGCGATTGGGCTCGACGTGGGACGACACGTATTTTTTGTGCTCACCCGCGTAGAGCTGGGGCTGGCCACGGGGGGGCTGGGCCTGTACCTGCTGGGGCGACCCGGAACGGCGCTGTGCTGGACGGCAGGGGGCGTTGGCGTGATCCTGCTCGTGCAGACGACCTGGCTCTTACCGGTGCTGCGGACCCAGGCGGCGGCCATTATCTCCGGTGAACTCGAACACGCGTCTGAGTACGTGCACGTAGGCTACATCTCGCTTGAGATATTGAAGCTGGTTGGACTGGGGGTCATTGGATGGAAGGCCTTCCCGGCGTAGCTTGAAAAGGCCGGAGGGACGATGTAAGGGGCGACCCATTAGGGGAAGAATGAAGCGAGTTGGGGAAATAGGACGAAGGGCAGGAGCCGATCGAAGCCAGGCGTAAAAGGCCACTGTTTTCCGGAAGACCTGCTGTCTCTTTGCCAGCGTGATCGGCATCGAGTCGCCCCTCATCGAGGAATCGCATTATCCGCCCTGATTGCACTCAGCATTTGTTTACCAGTCGCCCGCTGCCTGTGAAGAATACCTACGACATGTCGCAGTATAAACGCCGTTGACTGCTCACTTTTTTCGGGGAGGTCTATTTCTCTTGCCGTTGGGGAACGAACGTGCGATACTCTTCCGCTTTGGCGGGTTTGTCCCACGTCTCGTAGAGCTCCACAAGATGATGCGCGGTCTCCGCAATCTCTGGGGAGGCGTCCTGCATTTCGGCCTGCTGAATGTTAAGAGCGTGTTGGAGGAGGGCCTCGGCGTCTTTGTATTGCTCTAAGGCCTGACGGACATCCGCTAGCTCGGTCTGAGATTCGGCTACCTTGGGGTGCTCTTTTCCCAACGCTTGTTGCCGAATCCTGAGAGCTTTTCGAAGGACGGAATCAGCGGCGACGTATTCTCCCCGCTGTCGATACAAGGAACCCACATTCATTAAAGTGGAGGCCGTGCGAGGGTGCTTTGAACCATAATGCGCCTTTCGAATGGTCAGTGCCTTGTCATACAGGGAGTCAGCAGCGGTGTAATCTCCGGTCTTTTCCCGAACAACTCCCCAGTTGTTATAGGTCGTGGACAAGGTGGGGTGGTCCAGATCGTAGTGCGTTCGCTCAATTGCGAATAGCTTTCGGTAAATCGAATCGGCCGCCGCATACTCGCCTTTTTTCTCAAGGGTGACCGCCAAGTTATTCAGCGTTGAGGCTGTTCGGATGTGATTTGGGCCCAGGACGTTTCTTTTGATGGTCAGTGCCTTCCGGTAGGCTGACACGGCAGCGTCGTATTTTCGGAGGTTCCTCCACACCATTCCCAGATTATTGAGGGTAATTGCAACTGAGGGGTGGTGGGGACCAAGATGGTTTCGTTCGATTGCGAGGGTCTTTTGCAGGAGCGAGTCAGCCGTACGATATTTGCCTTGCTGCTCACGGAGCAAGGCAAGGTTGTGCAGGGTTTCTGCGACGTCGGGGTGGTCGGGGCCGAGCTTCGTTTGTCGGATGCGTAGGGCTTCTTGATAGAAAGAGTCAGCGGCTGCGTACTGGGCCCGTTCTGCGAGGACGATCCCGAGGTTATTCATCGTCGTTGCCGTGCGTGGGTGTTGCGGTCCCCATTCTTGCTTCTGGATAGACAAGGCCTTGCGATATAGAGAGTCGGCAGCTTCTGGTTTTCCCTGTTTTCGCAGAGTGACTCCCAAGTTGTTCAATGTTTCGGCCGTTTTCGGATCGCTGACTCCCAACCGATGGGTTCGGAGGGAGAGGGCCGCCCGATGCACCGATTCGGCAGCTGTGTAGCGTCCCTGTTTTTCATATACGAGCCCCAGCTCGTCCAAGTATTCAGCTCTTTCGGCGGCAGGGGGGACGGGAGGCGCCTGAGATAAAGACAGAGCTTCGCGGAGTAGTGATGCCGCTCGCTCATAGTTCCCGAGCTCACGATACGACGCGGCCATCTCGCGAAGCATTCGGGCCTGCACAACGGGCTGCTTTTTCAGGGCCTCCGCTCGCGTGACCCCTCGTTCAAGGAGTTCCGGGGCCGTGAGGGGCTCCCCCTGCCCCGCACCCGGCCGGCTGTCCTCAAATAGGCTCACGAGGAATGCGGACACCTGCTCAGCCGTTTCAGCCTCCTGTTGGGCACGGTTCCGTTCGGCGGCCGTAATCCGCTGCTGGCGAACGAGGAGACCGATAAAGACGACCAGCGTGAGGAGGAAGGCGATAGACACACTGACGCTCCCCCAGTTTCGGCTTACGAATTTTCGGATCCGGTAGCTCAGCGTGGCCGGTTGGGCGTCGATGGGCTTGCCCTCCCGATAGCGATTGACATCCGCCGCCAGTGCCTCGACCGAAGCGTAGCGCCGATCGGGCTCCTTGCGGAGGGCCGTTTTCACAATTTGATCGAGGTCGCCTCGAAGCCGAGAGGCGCGTGGGGGAGGAGCAGCCTCCGACGGATCGGCTGGGGAGTGCGTTCGGATGATCGTTTCGATTTCCGAAGACCGCTTCTCTGTAAGATCGAAGGGACGGGCCTCTGCTAACAACTCGTACGCCAAGACGCCGATCTGGTATACGTCGGTCACGGTGGAAATATCCTGTTCGCTCACCTGCTCAGGGGCGGCGTAGGAGGGCGTCAGGAGGCGGTGGCCCGTGCGGGTTTTGGGGAGAGGGGTCGGAAGGGAATGGTCGAGCAGCTTCGCAATGCCAAAGTCGACCAGAGTCACCTGGGGACCGCTCACCGTGTCGGCCACCAGGACGTTTGAGGGTTTCAGGTCGCGGTGCACTACGAGTTGACGGTGAGCGGCCTGCACAGCGTCAAACACCTGCTCCAGCAGGTCGAGTCGGGTCTCGAGGTCCAGGTGATGGGTGTCGGCATAGTCAGTAATGGGCTGCCCGTCCACGTACTCCATCACGAGGTAGGGGCTTCCCCGGTCGGTGACGCCCCCATCGATGAATTGTGCAATGTTGGGATGGGTGAGGCTTGCCAGAACCTGTCGTTCGGCCTGAAAGCGTTTCTCGGCCTCATACTCGGAAAGGCGACGCCGCATGATCTTGACCGCCACGGTTTGCTCCACAGAGTCGCCATCGCGCACGGCCCGGTAGACCACGCTCATGCCCCCGACACCGATTTCTTCGACCAGACGATAGGCCCCGATCTGAGAACCAGGTTCGGGACGCACGGCCCCGTCTGTAGGAACGGATGGGGAGGAAGGGGCGTCGATGCGCTGGCTTCGAGGTGTCCTTTCGACTTCAGTGAACAGCGGATCGGTGGGGTCGTAGGCCGCAAGCATGGACCTGACCTCGGCATGGATCTTCGGGGCGTCAGAACAAACGGTGTCCAGCCACTCCATTTGCTCCTCAGGTGGACGGTCGAGTGCCCGATCGAGTAGGTCCCAAATGCGGGTCCACTGTTCAGTCGTCATGGGGACTGTGAGCTAGTGCGTCATGTTTTCCAAGTCGGGTAGAACGCTGACTTGTGGACTGTACCTGCGCTGCTGAATGCTGTATACAACACGGCGTGTTCAATTCAACGCCCGATCCCCTCAGCTTGACTGACCACTAAGCGACGTCGTCCATCTGGCCTTTGCTCTGCTCAAAATTGGTTCTGGCAGCCGTTACGAGCTTCTTTTCTAGACGCCAATTCCTTAGTTCTAAATTGAAGGTTCTTAGAGACTGTTTTAATTTCACACGATCGCATTTCAGGCTGAGCGTAACGACCGCAGGTCGTCGAAATCTCTCTGTGTTAGGGCTTCCGAACTATGAACGGTCCCCTCAGGTCGGCGAAACACCTCTGCGATTTTCAATCCGGCCAAAAATCAAAACAGTCACTTAGGCGAACGAGTGTCGATTAGCCTTGGAGTTCGCGCTGAAGCCAGGCCTTTGCGGTCCGCCAGTCTCGTTCAATAGTGCTGGTCGAGACATCGAGTACGACGGCAGTTTCTGCAATGGTGTACCCACCAAAAAAACGACACTCGACGACCCGGCTCCGGCGCTCGTCGATCTCGGCGAGGCGATCTAGGGCCTGGTCGACCGCAAGCACGGCCGTAGGGGGACGAGGAGTCTTTGGGGTCACGTCGTCGAGGGGCTGATCTGGAAGAGCGCCTCCTCGCTTGTCGGCCGTGCGGTGCCGAGCGTGGTCCACGAGCACCTGACGCATGGCCCGGGCCGCGACAGAAAAGAAGTGCCGTCGGTTTTCCCAGTCAACCTCGTTATGCTCCGCGAGCTTCATGTATGCCTCGTGCACGAGCGCCGTTGTGCGCAGGGTCAGGTCGGTTGGCTCAGACTGGAGATGACGGCGGGCGAGGCGTCGCAACTCATCGTACACGACGGGCAGAATTTCCTCAAGTACCTCCTCCTCACTCGTTCCCTTGAGAAGGGCGGTCACGTTCGGATCAGAGTGATCAGCGTCTGGCATGGACACGAAAGCGACTTGTAGGGAGGAGGAGAAGACGATCCGAGGGAGGTCCAAAGAGCAGTTTACTCCCTAGAGAAGCAGAAATCGGATCCGTCCGACAAGCCGTCGGGCACTGTCATGTTCTCGGTTCGCAAGGATAGGGGATGAGAGTGTGGGTAGTGAATTGATTCATGTTTTCTTCACTAAATTTATGAGGGAGTCGAGCCTCGCTTCACGCACCTGTCAATGAGCATCATACTGAAGGTATGGGCTTTTTCCCCATGCTCTTTTTGAAGCCATTGCCTCTTCGTCCTCAGGTGTATCTCCCCGTTCGCTGCCGGTGGCGGATGGGGGGGAAGGGAGAGACGCTTCTCCAAAGAATGGAATCCGGGGACCGACGGCTCGAAAGATGTTGATCCCTATTTCTCTTCATTCTGCTAGGGATTCTGGGGTCATTCAGACTTTTGCACACGACCGCTCCCGTTTATGGATGTGCTTTCAGCTCCGCACTCGATTTTTTCGTCTCTTTCGACCGTTGGAGGAGTTGTTGGACTCTTGCTCATTTCGTTCCTGGGCCCCGACGCGACCCAGGCGCAGGACCAGACCTTCATGGTGAACTCGACCGCCGACGCCAGCGACGCCAATCCCGGCGATGGCACCTGCGCTACCTCCGGCGGCGCCTGCACACTCCGCGCTGCCATCGAGGAAGCCAACAGCGACGACACTCGCGACAAGATCGACTTTTCGAACATCCCGACGACCAGCGGCTTCGCGACGATTTCTTTAAATAGCCAGTTGCAGGTGGTTCGGGAAATTAACATCGCCGGCGAGACGGCGCCGGGATACCCGAGCTCGGTGGTCGACGGTCCTATCGTAAAGCTGGACGGGTCCAACATGTCGTCGAGCACCGAAAACGGCATCGAGTTTTCCAACGACGCCGGAGGAACATCCGCCGAAAGCGTGC is part of the Salinibacter sp. 10B genome and encodes:
- a CDS encoding metal-sulfur cluster assembly factor translates to MPKPIRKQIADILRHVDDPELGINIVDLGLIYGLQFDEGDLTIQLTMTTPACPLSDYIKRNIHKVTGQVKGLQRVQIEIVWDPPWSPQMMEPEVRSRGFRQPPQYASQYT
- a CDS encoding DUF2249 domain-containing protein; this encodes MTNSTMDRPDVLEPVTEEDLVDLDVRPILRNGDEPFGKIMSVLQGMREGQVLRLHAPFKPAPLFGVLGAKGWSHWIEYGEEGNWVIWFYRDGGVQ
- a CDS encoding MmgE/PrpD family protein; this encodes MTRVQQLAQFVAGASFEDLSGEAERQLKVRILDSLGCAIGALNGEPLHALRAHLDDFGGAGQATLIGGGRTAPDRAALYNSALVRYLDYNDSYLAEGETGHPSDNLGSVMAATEYAGGAGKDLLTALAVAYQVQCRLSDEAPVRDKGFDHTVQGQYAAAAGAAKALGLDPDATANAIAISGTAHNALRVTRTGEISHWKGLAYPETGFTATHSAFLAGRGITGPPEVFEGNKGFMHSIAGDFALDWSSEDLERVTDTIIKKYNAEIHSQATLEGALELKREHDIDPAAIENIEIDTFDVAFHIIGGGEEGDKTVVRRKEEADHSLHYMTAVALLDDQVMPSQYEQARIQADDVQSLLQKVTVRDNPDYSARFPGHMVCDVRIHTKGETYEIHKEDYEGFHTRPMSWDTVSEKFLRLAEPYTDAALRDDLIDAVQDLEKIPASDLFDLLAKVETPDA
- a CDS encoding phosphosulfolactate synthase, encoding MASETVTGDPRRAFQFLALNDRGEKPRTTGVTEIRGPYYSVMGPNYLDDVLSTMGHYVDSLKFAGGSFSLMPEEEVRALLDLAHDHDVLVSTGGFMEYVLTQGEDAVDQYIDECARLGFDIIEISAGFITLPTDDWLRLLEVVQEAGLKAKPEVGIQHGAGGGATTTEELEQIGQQDPSQAIAQAKKFLDAGAYQIMMESEGITENVPEMRTEVPARFIDELGLENIMFEAADPHVFPWYVQNYGPEVNLFVDHSQIVQLECLRSGIWGPHDLFGRVQTYNR
- a CDS encoding OsmC family peroxiredoxin, whose product is MIERQGKAVWTGGLEDGGGTIESDQLSTPYSFASRFENGEGVSPEELIGDAHAGCYSMALAHELEEAGYTPVSVRSTAEVHFDPDALSITKIELRTEATVEGIDEQTFQEIAEAATDGCPVSKALAGTDVRLVSARLQT
- a CDS encoding serine/threonine-protein kinase; amino-acid sequence: MTTEQWTRIWDLLDRALDRPPEEQMEWLDTVCSDAPKIHAEVRSMLAAYDPTDPLFTEVERTPRSQRIDAPSSPSVPTDGAVRPEPGSQIGAYRLVEEIGVGGMSVVYRAVRDGDSVEQTVAVKIMRRRLSEYEAEKRFQAERQVLASLTHPNIAQFIDGGVTDRGSPYLVMEYVDGQPITDYADTHHLDLETRLDLLEQVFDAVQAAHRQLVVHRDLKPSNVLVADTVSGPQVTLVDFGIAKLLDHSLPTPLPKTRTGHRLLTPSYAAPEQVSEQDISTVTDVYQIGVLAYELLAEARPFDLTEKRSSEIETIIRTHSPADPSEAAPPPRASRLRGDLDQIVKTALRKEPDRRYASVEALAADVNRYREGKPIDAQPATLSYRIRKFVSRNWGSVSVSIAFLLTLVVFIGLLVRQQRITAAERNRAQQEAETAEQVSAFLVSLFEDSRPGAGQGEPLTAPELLERGVTRAEALKKQPVVQARMLREMAASYRELGNYERAASLLREALSLSQAPPVPPAAERAEYLDELGLVYEKQGRYTAAESVHRAALSLRTHRLGVSDPKTAETLNNLGVTLRKQGKPEAADSLYRKALSIQKQEWGPQHPRTATTMNNLGIVLAERAQYAAADSFYQEALRIRQTKLGPDHPDVAETLHNLALLREQQGKYRTADSLLQKTLAIERNHLGPHHPSVAITLNNLGMVWRNLRKYDAAVSAYRKALTIKRNVLGPNHIRTASTLNNLAVTLEKKGEYAAADSIYRKLFAIERTHYDLDHPTLSTTYNNWGVVREKTGDYTAADSLYDKALTIRKAHYGSKHPRTASTLMNVGSLYRQRGEYVAADSVLRKALRIRQQALGKEHPKVAESQTELADVRQALEQYKDAEALLQHALNIQQAEMQDASPEIAETAHHLVELYETWDKPAKAEEYRTFVPQRQEK
- a CDS encoding ferredoxin family protein, which codes for MPYVVTEPCINCKYTDCVEVCPVDCFYEGPNFLAIQPDECIDCNACVPVCPVEAIYPGDEVPEEWAHYEQWNEYLANQWRDLGYNITENDGPLDEAEEWEEKEKSEQDILTWDV
- a CDS encoding DUF3565 domain-containing protein, whose amino-acid sequence is MKREITGYHQDEEGDWVAHLACGHQRHVRHDPPWMNRPWVTTPEGRERFLGRQIHCGTCETKGPPERPVHDDPVCEKLVTRRDP
- a CDS encoding ECF-type sigma factor, with product MPDADHSDPNVTALLKGTSEEEVLEEILPVVYDELRRLARRHLQSEPTDLTLRTTALVHEAYMKLAEHNEVDWENRRHFFSVAARAMRQVLVDHARHRTADKRGGALPDQPLDDVTPKTPRPPTAVLAVDQALDRLAEIDERRSRVVECRFFGGYTIAETAVVLDVSTSTIERDWRTAKAWLQRELQG
- a CDS encoding DUF2249 domain-containing protein → MTDLQDTSAQRQLDVRPIEPKHRFEQIMDAYHGLSPGDTLELVVDHDPKCMYYTLEAEHGAETFSFEYLEEGPKVWRVHVAKEEALEPAAASDKE